GTCCCAGCGCGTCTCACCGGTCACCGCCGAGGGACTGGCGGATTTCGTTCGGAAAAATCCTCTCGCGTAGGCCATCAACCCGATGCCCACCGCGATGAGAATAAGTCCGTTCACCCAATCGAGCAGAGCCGCCAATCCCACCCAGAAAAACCAGAATCCGATCCGCCTCAGCGCCGCGATCCGATCTCCCGTTTGTAATTCGCCGAGGATCGCTTTGATCTGACTCACGCCGGCGGATAAGGCGTCGTGAA
The DNA window shown above is from Blastocatellia bacterium and carries:
- a CDS encoding zinc ribbon domain-containing protein, giving the protein MMGVCPQCGTRTLPQQNFCRRCGTDLRGLSSGWRVGERPPGASASRIQILSDVVHDALSAGVSQIKAILGELQTGDRIAALRRIGFWFFWVGLAALLDWVNGLILIAVGIGLMAYARGFFRTKSASPSAVTGETRWD